One genomic region from Epinephelus moara isolate mb chromosome 8, YSFRI_EMoa_1.0, whole genome shotgun sequence encodes:
- the zgc:64051 gene encoding leukocyte surface antigen CD53 — translation MAQGCLKCLKYTMCFANFLCFLCGVAVLGFGVYLMVSFKMTALTPTLAKFNSANMLLVSGIVITCVSFLGFLGALKENRCLLLTFFLLLFLLMLVELTAACLLLMYESEIASLVKDDLHDGLEKAKGKIKEKSNSTSEAITEWDVLQTQLDCCGVNNKTDWGENVPASCCQSNCDTQNPEYQEKGCVEKLKNLFEENFLTTGISVIVLCIIEVLGMCFAMTLFCHISRSGLGYKL, via the exons ATGGCTCAAGGCTGCCTCAAGTGTTTAAAGTACACCATGTGTTTTGCCAACTTCCTTTGTTTT TTATGTGGTGTGGCGGTGCTCGGCTTCGGTGTGTACTTGATGGTGAGCTTCAAGATGACTGCGCTCACCCCGACCTTGGCCAAGTTCAACTCAGCCAACATGCTGCTGGTCAGTGGCATCGTCATCACCTGTGTGTCCTTCCTGGGCTTCCTAGGTGCTCTGAAGGAGAACCGCTGTCTCCTCCTGACG TTCTTCCTGCTGCTGTTCCTCCTGATGCTGGTGGAGCTGACTGCAGCATGCTTGCTCCTCATGTATGAGAGCGAG ATCGCTTCACTGGTGAAGGATGATCTTCATGATGGGTTAGAGAAGGCAAAAGGAAAGATAAAGGAAAAAAGCAACTCAACAAGTGAGGCCATAACTGAGTGGGATGTTCTTCAGACACAG TTGGATTGCTGTGGTGTCAATAATAAAACAGACTGGGGAGAGAACGTGCCAGCCTCCTGCTGCCAGAGCAATTGTGACACCCAAAATCCCGAGTACCAAGAAAAG GGTTGTGTGGAAAAGTTGAAGAACCTGTTTGAAGAGAATTTCCTAACCACTGGGATTTCTGTCATTGTCCTCTGCATTATCGAG